The nucleotide window TGCTTTATTGGCAAATTTAGAGACATAGCGCAAAATCAAGTATTGACCATCAGGCATCCCAGGCAGAGATGCGGTTAACTGATCATGGAACAGATCCCTTGAAATCAAATTCCCCAAAGGGTCTCTGACCTTTGTAACGATTTTTTCCCACTTATGGGCGGAAACAGAGGATTTGAAAATCCGGGCCGCAGTTTCCCAGCTTTCAAAATAATTCTTGTTATCGACAAGAGCCATCCAATTTTGGGCTGAAATGATTCCATCTTCATTTTCAGCATCATCCCCCTTGGTTCCCTGGGCGAATCCAACTTTGAAAAAGACCAGACTGATCAAAATGCTCAAGACGATTAAATTTCTTTTCTTCATCCTTTATCTCTCCTTTTTTCTTGCGCCGTAAGCGGCCAGGCCCATGACGGCCAAAACCGCTAAAACAGCCATCCATTCAATACCGGATGAGGTCATCTGTGTGGTATCATCCCGGTTTTTGATTTTTTCCATTTTATACCCTTCAACAACTTCGGCAATATCGTTGTTCAGGGATGAATCCTTTTTTTCCGATGTGGCCTCCTGTGCCGAAGGTGCAGGTGCTGCCAGTTCCTCCAGCAGAGCCTTTTGATCAGCCACCTGCTGTTCCATGGATTTTCCCGCCATCTGTTCCACAGCCAGCTTGAACTGTTCAACCAGCTTGGGGTTTAACACCCCGGGAATTGAAATAATGGAAATCACCATCTGATTGAGTACGGGATTATTGCAGGTATGATCACAACAGGCAATCCCTTTTTGAATAACGCTTGTGGCATATTCGGCAGCCAGGGTTTCCAATATTGCCTGATCAGGCTCCCAATATCCTTTCCGGCTGGTTTCAAGCATTCTTGCCGTTATGGACTGGAATGCCCAGGGAGAAGCTTTATTAAAAAATTGATCCAGCTCAAGACCGTATTTGTCTTCCACATAGACTTCATAAACCTGCCGCCATTTGCTTGCATCAACCTTTTCAGGCGTGGTCATATTCCATCCCCAAAGATATTCAACAAAGTCGGCCATGGCTTTGGCACCGGCATAATCTTCTTTTTTCATACCGTCAATCCATTTGGGATTCAGATACCGGCTGCGCATTTCCCGGCCCAGGGTCTTTGCCATATCTTCCACATTGACCTTTCCCTTTTTCTGCTGCTGCGTGATCAAAGTTTCAGGTGTTTTTCCTGATTC belongs to Desulfobacula toluolica Tol2 and includes:
- a CDS encoding DUF4019 domain-containing protein, translated to MKKRNLIVLSILISLVFFKVGFAQGTKGDDAENEDGIISAQNWMALVDNKNYFESWETAARIFKSSVSAHKWEKIVTKVRDPLGNLISRDLFHDQLTASLPGMPDGQYLILRYVSKFANKAKSVESVTVMIDTDGKWRVAGYFIK